A genomic window from Populus nigra chromosome 7, ddPopNigr1.1, whole genome shotgun sequence includes:
- the LOC133698775 gene encoding RNA pseudouridine synthase 3, mitochondrial isoform X3 produces MEVGARIHIPVSVAETAISKRFDTIPSGTLYPNADEIEYLQRLVKYKDSALLVLNKPPKVPVKGNMPIHNSMDALAAAALSYGYDEGPKLVHRLDRESSGLLLMGRTKESIAHLQLLFSYINKAQSKCQAWNDACEATYQRYWALVIGSPKDKEGLISARLSKVLLDDGKTERVVLAQHSSLEPSREAVTEYRVLGPTINGCSWIELRPLTSRKHQLRVHCAEALGTPIVGDYKYGWFVHRRWKQMPRIDIEPSSGKPYKLRWPEGVDIQKGSVLAKVPLLHLHCRELVLPNIAKFLDVLDGKSENVHPALGTRPDLLRFVASMPSHMKISWNLMSSYLV; encoded by the exons ATGGAAGTTGGGGCGAGAATTCATATTCCTGTATCAGTTGCTGAGACTGCAATTTCCAAGAGGTTTGATACCATACCAAGTGGAACTTTGTACCCAAATGCTGATGAGATAGAGTATTTGCAAAGGCTTGTCAAGTACAAG GACTCTGCTCTCCTTGTGCTAAATAAGCCGCCAAAGGTTCCAGTCAAG GGAAACATGCCAATTCACAATAGCATGGATGCATTGGCAGCTGCAGCTTTGTCTTATGGTTATGATGAGGGTCCTAAATTG GTGCACCGACTTGACAGAGAGAGCAGTGGCCTCCTCTTAATGGGTCGAACAAAAGAAAGTATAGCTCATCTCCAGTTGTTATTTAGTTACATAAATAAAGCACAATCCAAGTGTCAG GCGTGGAATGATGCATGTGAGGCAACATATCAACGATACTGGGCATTGGTCATAGGCTCTCCAAAGGACAAGGAAGGCTTAATTAGTGCACGTCTTTCGaag GTGCTTCTTGATGATGGGAAGACAGAGAGAGTTGTTTTGGCCCAGCATTCAAGCTTGGAACCGTCCCGAGAGGCTGTAACTGAATATCGAGTCTTAGGTCCTACAATAAATGGATGCTCATGGATCGAATTGCGTCCACTTACTAGTCGAAAGCATCAG CTCCGCGTCCATTGTGCGGAAGCTCTCGGAACTCCAATTGTTGGTGATTATAAGTATGGGTGGTTTGTGCACCGGAGATGGAAGCAAATGCCTAGAATTGATATTGAACCATCTTCTGGGAAACCATACAAGTTACGGTGGCCAGAAGGTGTGGATATTCAAAAGGGAAGTGTCCTGGCAAAAGTCCCCTTATTGCATCTCCATTGCAGGGAACTCGTGCTCCCAAACATTGCAAAATTCCTTGATGTTTTGGATGGGAAATCAGAAAATGTGCATCCTGCACTTGGCACTAGACCAGACCTTCTAAGGTTTGTGGCATCGATGCCTTCCCACATGAAAATTAGCTGGAATCTGATGTCCTCCTACTTGGTATAA
- the LOC133698775 gene encoding RNA pseudouridine synthase 3, mitochondrial isoform X1 → MQSSRRRRKKGMWRQRVLVSSGVRLYSRVAPQVVRVTAKNVAKLGSPKEGPKPRQLLSLPPFPGFPLPGKKSLNACHITAISWVKYYFDEIQDSVIQSHFNKSLVQIECPSSSDSVEMEGLGKPMRKVCLNLARVQIKPSDVMEVGARIHIPVSVAETAISKRFDTIPSGTLYPNADEIEYLQRLVKYKDSALLVLNKPPKVPVKGNMPIHNSMDALAAAALSYGYDEGPKLVHRLDRESSGLLLMGRTKESIAHLQLLFSYINKAQSKCQAWNDACEATYQRYWALVIGSPKDKEGLISARLSKVLLDDGKTERVVLAQHSSLEPSREAVTEYRVLGPTINGCSWIELRPLTSRKHQLRVHCAEALGTPIVGDYKYGWFVHRRWKQMPRIDIEPSSGKPYKLRWPEGVDIQKGSVLAKVPLLHLHCRELVLPNIAKFLDVLDGKSENVHPALGTRPDLLRFVASMPSHMKISWNLMSSYLV, encoded by the exons ATGCAAAGTAGtagaaggagaaggaaaaaaggaaTGTGGAGACAGAGAGTGTTAGTGTCATCTGGGGTGAGGCTGTATTCAAGAGTTGCGCCTCAGGTTGTCAGAGTGACAGCCAAGAATGTAGCCAAACTGGGTTCTCCAAAAGAGGGGCCAAAACCTCGTCAGCTGCTGTCCTTGCCCCCGTTTCCTGGTTTTCCTTTACCTGGAAAGAAGTCTCTTAATGCTTGTCATATCACTGCTATCAGCTGGGTCAAATATTATTTCGATGAAATCCAAGATTCTGTCATTCAGTCTCATTTTAACAAGTCCCTT GTTCAAATAGAGTGCCCCAGTTCTAGTGACTCTGTTGAAATGGAAGGGCTTGGAAAACCCATGAGAAAGGTTTGTTTAAATTTAG CTCGTGTGCAGATTAAGCCAAGTGATGTCATGGAAGTTGGGGCGAGAATTCATATTCCTGTATCAGTTGCTGAGACTGCAATTTCCAAGAGGTTTGATACCATACCAAGTGGAACTTTGTACCCAAATGCTGATGAGATAGAGTATTTGCAAAGGCTTGTCAAGTACAAG GACTCTGCTCTCCTTGTGCTAAATAAGCCGCCAAAGGTTCCAGTCAAG GGAAACATGCCAATTCACAATAGCATGGATGCATTGGCAGCTGCAGCTTTGTCTTATGGTTATGATGAGGGTCCTAAATTG GTGCACCGACTTGACAGAGAGAGCAGTGGCCTCCTCTTAATGGGTCGAACAAAAGAAAGTATAGCTCATCTCCAGTTGTTATTTAGTTACATAAATAAAGCACAATCCAAGTGTCAG GCGTGGAATGATGCATGTGAGGCAACATATCAACGATACTGGGCATTGGTCATAGGCTCTCCAAAGGACAAGGAAGGCTTAATTAGTGCACGTCTTTCGaag GTGCTTCTTGATGATGGGAAGACAGAGAGAGTTGTTTTGGCCCAGCATTCAAGCTTGGAACCGTCCCGAGAGGCTGTAACTGAATATCGAGTCTTAGGTCCTACAATAAATGGATGCTCATGGATCGAATTGCGTCCACTTACTAGTCGAAAGCATCAG CTCCGCGTCCATTGTGCGGAAGCTCTCGGAACTCCAATTGTTGGTGATTATAAGTATGGGTGGTTTGTGCACCGGAGATGGAAGCAAATGCCTAGAATTGATATTGAACCATCTTCTGGGAAACCATACAAGTTACGGTGGCCAGAAGGTGTGGATATTCAAAAGGGAAGTGTCCTGGCAAAAGTCCCCTTATTGCATCTCCATTGCAGGGAACTCGTGCTCCCAAACATTGCAAAATTCCTTGATGTTTTGGATGGGAAATCAGAAAATGTGCATCCTGCACTTGGCACTAGACCAGACCTTCTAAGGTTTGTGGCATCGATGCCTTCCCACATGAAAATTAGCTGGAATCTGATGTCCTCCTACTTGGTATAA
- the LOC133699778 gene encoding pentatricopeptide repeat-containing protein At1g10270, whose amino-acid sequence MSLHLLLLRRSSSTLTTTNHPLLRALHHLILSPLHHIPNPNPPISTTPLLPSSRTFSFSSAEEAAAERRRRRRRLRIEPPLQAMQRNPNPPPRDPNAPRLPDSTSALTGNRLNLHNRVQSLIRAFDLDTASHVARNSVYSRTRPTVFTCNAIIAAMYRAKRYDDAIALFKFFFEQHHIVPNVVSYNNLINAHCDEGRVDVGLEVYRRIIEIAPFSPSSVTYRHLTKGLIDAGRMEDAVALLREMLVKGHGADSLVYNNVIKGFLELGNLEKADEFFNELKERCLVYDGVINATYMDWWFKQGKDKEAMESYKSWQDRNFKVVPATCNTILEVLVKYGKKEAAWALFEHMLDNHTPPTHQGVNSDTFNTMVNECFREGEFEEAINTFKKAGTKPGSKPFQMDVAGYNNIIARFCENGMMKQAEEFLAALSAKCLTPDVTTFRTLIDTYLKMEEIDDVLRMFNKMADAGLRVVASFGTRVFGELIKNGKAVESAEILTKMGNKDPKPDSSIYDVVVRGLCNAGALDMGKDIVDQMMKYGVGVPPVLKDFVLEVFENAGRGSEVKSVLDQSKWINNSRPAYPRQPQSQHEPTQMASGWPLGPSPLMGKSISGEPQISRSQSFGVHPMSRQTQLGSPQMTGQLPLGSHNRQQPSEFHNMDQQQPSKPYQGQQSSWSSQAGGQHPPWSPQTAGQQLSCSSQTGGQQPSSCSSQTGPQLSHSSQTGQHPPWSSRAGGQQPSWSSRAGGQQPSWSPQTGGQQPSWSSQSGGQQPSWSSQTRGQQQSWSSDRGGHQPSWSSETGGQQALGSSNMEHQPPGTSHMIKCHPNESPQMSGQATFQSSQNGGQYSYGSPSVVRNHPVGSSPDAPFQSSQNGGQYSYGSPSVVRNHPVGSSPNAPFQSSQNGGQYSYGSPSVVRNHPVGSSPNAPFQSSQNGGQYSYGSPSVVRNHPVGSLPNGGQYSNGSPSVVRHHPVGSSQMAGQQQGEDNQQQPNGPSDMAEQHSSGALEWQHSHQQAAA is encoded by the exons atgtccctCCATCTCCTCCTCCTTCGCCGCTCCTCTTCCACTCTAACAACCACCAATCATCCTCTACTACGAGCTCTCCACCACctcattctctctcccctccATCATATCCCAAACCCTAACCCTCCAATTTCCACCACCCCACTCCTGCCATCATCTCGCACGTTCTCCTTTTCCTCAGCCGAAGAAGCCGCCGCAGAACGTAGAAGAAGAAGGCGCCGCCTCCGAATCGAACCTCCACTCCAAGCAATGCAACGCAACCCGAACCCTCCCCCTCGTGACCCCAACGCTCCTCGCCTCCCTGACTCCACAAGCGCATTAACTGGTAATCGCCTTAACCTCCACAATCGAGTCCAATCCCTAATCCGCGCTTTCGATCTCGACACGGCATCCCATGTTGCTCGTAATTCTGTTTATTCACGTACTCGCCCCACTGTTTTTACTTGCAACGCCATCATAGCTGCTATGTATCGCGCCAAAAG ATATGACGATGCGATTGCGCTGTTCAAGTTCTTTTTTGAACAACATCATATAGTGCCTAATGTTGTTTCATACAATAATTTGATTAATGCACATTGCGATGAGGGGAGAGTTGATGTGGGGCTTGAGGTTTATAGGCGTATAATTGAGATAGCCCCGTTTTCACCGTCTTCAGTGACTTATAGGCATTTAACTAAAGGGTTGATTGATGCTGGGAGGATGGAGGATGCGGTTGCTTTGTTGAGGGAGATGTTGGTTAAAGGGCATGGTGCGGATTCGTTGGTTTATAATAATGTGATCAAAGGGTTTTTGGAGTTGGGGAATTTGGAGAAGGCTGATGAGTTCTTCAATGAGTTGAAAGAGAGGTGTCTGGTTTATGATGGAGTGATTAATGCCACGTATATGGATTGGTGGTTTAAACAAGGGAAGGATAAGGAGGCTATGGAAAGTTACAAGTCTTGGCAGGATAGGAATTTTAAGGTGGTACCAGCAACATGTAATACCATTTTGGAGGTTCTAGTTAAATATGGGAAGAAAGAGGCTGCATGGGCTTTGTTTGAGCATATGCTGGATAACCATACCCCACCGACCCACCAAGGTGTAAATTCAGATACATTTAATACAATGGTGAATGAGTGCTTTAGGGAAGGGGAGTTTGAGGAGGcaattaatacatttaaaaaggCAGGGACAAAGCCTGGATCTAAGCCTTTTCAAATGGATGTTGCGGGGTACAACAACATTATCGCAAGGTTTTGCGAGAATGGGATGATGAAGCAGGCGGAGGAGTTCCTTGCAGCATTATCTGCCAAATGCTTGACTCCTGATGTCACGACTTTTAGGACATTAATCGATACATATTTGAAGATGGAGGAGATTGATGATGTTTTGAGAATGTTCAATAAAATGGCAGATGCTGGTTTGAGGGTGGTGGCAAGCTTTGGGACTAGAGTGTTTGGTGAGTTGATTAAGAATGGCAAGGCAGTGGAGTCTGCAGAGATTTTGACCAAAATGGGAAACAAAGATCCAAAACCAGACTCCTCAATCTATGATGTTGTGGTTAGGGGGCTTTGTAATGCTGGTGCACTTGACATGGGCAAGGATATCGTCGACCAAATGATGAAATATGGTGTTGGTGTTCCACCTGTATTGAAGGATTTTGTACTTGAGGTTTTTGAAAATGCTGGACGGGGTAGTGAGGTTAAGAGTGTTTTGGATCAAAGTAAGTGGATTAACAATTCAAGACCTGCTTATCCAAGACAGCCTCAAAGTCAACATGAACCTACTCAAATGGCAAGTGGGTGGCCATTAGGGCCTTCTCCATTGATGGGAAAATCAATTTCAGGTGAACCTCAGATTTCAAGATCACAGTCCTTTGGAGTCCATCCAATGTCAAGACAAACACAATTAGGATCTCCTCAGATGACTGGGCAGCTGCCACTAGGTTCTCATAATAGGCAACAGCCATCAGAATTCCACAATATGGATCAACAACAGCCATCAAAACCTTACCAAG GGCAACAATCTTCATGGTCTTCTCAAGCAGGAGGCCAGCATCCACCATGGTCTCCTCAAACAGCAGGCCAACAGCTATCGTGTTCTTCTCAAACAGGAGGTCAACAGCCGTCATCATGTTCTTCTCAAACTGGACCGCAGCTGTCACATTCTTCTCAAACAGGCCAGCATCCTCCATGGTCCTCTCGAGCAGGAGGCCAGCAGCCATCATGGTCCTCTCGAGCAGGAGGCCAGCAGCCATCTTGGTCCCCTCAAACAGGAGGCCAGCAGCCATCTTGGTCCTCTCAATCAGGAGGCCAGCAGCCATCTTGGTCCTCTCAAACAAGAGGACAGCAGCAATCATGGTCCTCTGATAGGGGAGGGCATCAGCCATCATGGTCCTCTGAAACTGGGGGACAGCAGGCATTAGGGTCCAGTAATATGGAACATCAGCCACCAGGAACCTCTCATATGATTAAATGCCATCCAAATGAATCTCCACAGATGTCAGGACAGGCAACTTTTCAATCCTCACAGAATGGTGGACAATATTCCTACGGGTCACCTTCAGTGGTCAGAAACCATCCTGTAGGATCCTCACCAGATGCACCTTTTCAATCCTCACAGAATGGTGGACAATATTCTTACGGATCACCTTCAGTGGTCAGAAACCACCCTGTAGGATCCTCACCAAATGCACCTTTTCAATCATCACAGAATGGTGGACAATATTCTTACGGATCACCTTCAGTGGTCAGAAACCACCCTGTAGGATCCTCACCAAATGCACCTTTTCAATCCTCACAGAATGGTGGACAATATTCTTACGGATCACCTTCAGTGGTCAGAAACCATCCTGTAGGATCCTTACCAAATGGAGGACAATATTCTAATGGATCACCTTCAGTGGTCAGACACCATCCTGTAGGATCCTCTCAGATGGCTGGACAACAACAAGGGGAAGACAACCAGCAGCAG CCAAATGGACCTTCAGATATGGCTGAACAACATTCATCGGGAGCCCTTGAATGGCAACACAGCCACCAGCAGGCAGCAGCATGA
- the LOC133698915 gene encoding glycosyltransferase BC10: protein MARNRWDREDAPEKHIGLLQLVQMLSLLVIFVAGIIIGIATSPHINRYFDSLAQLTFTNNIASPKISDDNCTILRTCEKVDCLSMEGFVHPDNLTHRMTDDEVLWRASLLPYKKGYPFDRVPKVAFMFLTRGPLPLLPLWERFFRGHAGYFSIYVHTPEDYELNVSTDSPFYGRKIPSKDVEWGSISMVDAEKRLLANALLDFSNERFVLLSESCIPIYKFSIVYKYLIRSKHSFVESYDAPTRYARGRYNQKMLPDIHLYQWRKGSQWFEIQRDLAVYLVSDTKYHTIFKKYCRPACYPDEHYIPTYLNMFHGSLNANRTVTWVDWSIIAPHPPTYDGIDITEGFIQSIRNKGNQCSYNSEMTSVCYLFARKFAPSALVPLLNQTSTVMGF from the exons ATGGCAAGGAATAGATGGGACAGAGAAGATGCACCAGAAAAGCACATCGGTTTGCTTCAACTGGTTCAAATGTTGTCATTGCTGGTTATTTTTGTTGCTGGTATAATCATAGGCATAGCTACAAGTCCTCACATCAACCGATACTTTGATTCGCTAGCACAGTTAACTTTCACTAACAACATTGCTTCTCCTAAGATCTCTGATGATAATTGTACGATTTTGAGGACTTGTGAGAAGGTTGATTGTTTGAGTATGGAGGGGTTTGTTCATCCAGACAATTTGACTCATAGGATGACTGATGACGAGGTCCTTTGGAGGGCTTCTTTGTTGCCATATAAGAAAGGGTATCCCTTTGATAGAGTGCCTAAAGTTGCTTTCATGTTTTTGACTAGAGGGCCTTTGCCTCTGTTGCCTTTGTGGGAGAGGTTCTTTAGGGGTCATGCCGGGTATTTCTCCATTTATGTCCATACTCCTGAAGATTATGAGCTCAATGTTTCCACTGATTCTCCATTCTATGGAAGAAAGATTCCAAGTAAG GATGTTGAATGGGGATCAATATCAATGGTTGATGCTGAGAAGCGCCTTCTAGCCAATGCCCTGTTGGATTTCTCAAATGAACGTTTTGTTCTCCTGTCTGAGAGCTGCATCCCAATCTACAAATTCTCTATTGTCTACAAGTATCTCATTCGTTCAAAACACAGCTTTGTTGAGTCATATGATGCACCTACCCGCTATGCACGTGGTCGTTACAACCAGAAAATGCTTCCTGATATTCACCTGTATCAATGGAGGAAAGGGTCACAATGGTTTGAGATCCAACGAGATCTGGCTGTTTATTTAGTTTCAGACACCAAGTACCACACCATCTTCAAGAAATATTGTAGGCCTGCATGCTATCCTGACGAGCATTACATTCCTACTTACTTGAACATGTTCCATGGGTCACTTAATGCGAATCGGACTGTGACATGGGTTGATTGGTCAATCATTGCACCACACCCACCGACATATGATGGTATCGATATTACAGAAGGCTTTATACAGTCCATTCGGAACAAAGGGAATCAATGTTCCTATAATTCAGAGATGACATCTGTTTGTTACCTCTTTGCTCGGAAATTCGCTCCAAGTGCGTTGGTTCCTTTGCTTAACCAAACCTCGACGGTAATGggattttaa
- the LOC133698775 gene encoding RNA pseudouridine synthase 3, mitochondrial isoform X2, translating into MQSSRRRRKKGMWRQRVLVSSGVRLYSRVAPQVVRVTAKNVAKLGSPKEGPKPRQLLSLPPFPGFPLPGKKSLNACHITAISWVKYYFDEIQDSVIQSHFNKSLVQIECPSSSDSVEMEGLGKPMRKIKPSDVMEVGARIHIPVSVAETAISKRFDTIPSGTLYPNADEIEYLQRLVKYKDSALLVLNKPPKVPVKGNMPIHNSMDALAAAALSYGYDEGPKLVHRLDRESSGLLLMGRTKESIAHLQLLFSYINKAQSKCQAWNDACEATYQRYWALVIGSPKDKEGLISARLSKVLLDDGKTERVVLAQHSSLEPSREAVTEYRVLGPTINGCSWIELRPLTSRKHQLRVHCAEALGTPIVGDYKYGWFVHRRWKQMPRIDIEPSSGKPYKLRWPEGVDIQKGSVLAKVPLLHLHCRELVLPNIAKFLDVLDGKSENVHPALGTRPDLLRFVASMPSHMKISWNLMSSYLV; encoded by the exons ATGCAAAGTAGtagaaggagaaggaaaaaaggaaTGTGGAGACAGAGAGTGTTAGTGTCATCTGGGGTGAGGCTGTATTCAAGAGTTGCGCCTCAGGTTGTCAGAGTGACAGCCAAGAATGTAGCCAAACTGGGTTCTCCAAAAGAGGGGCCAAAACCTCGTCAGCTGCTGTCCTTGCCCCCGTTTCCTGGTTTTCCTTTACCTGGAAAGAAGTCTCTTAATGCTTGTCATATCACTGCTATCAGCTGGGTCAAATATTATTTCGATGAAATCCAAGATTCTGTCATTCAGTCTCATTTTAACAAGTCCCTT GTTCAAATAGAGTGCCCCAGTTCTAGTGACTCTGTTGAAATGGAAGGGCTTGGAAAACCCATGAGAAAG ATTAAGCCAAGTGATGTCATGGAAGTTGGGGCGAGAATTCATATTCCTGTATCAGTTGCTGAGACTGCAATTTCCAAGAGGTTTGATACCATACCAAGTGGAACTTTGTACCCAAATGCTGATGAGATAGAGTATTTGCAAAGGCTTGTCAAGTACAAG GACTCTGCTCTCCTTGTGCTAAATAAGCCGCCAAAGGTTCCAGTCAAG GGAAACATGCCAATTCACAATAGCATGGATGCATTGGCAGCTGCAGCTTTGTCTTATGGTTATGATGAGGGTCCTAAATTG GTGCACCGACTTGACAGAGAGAGCAGTGGCCTCCTCTTAATGGGTCGAACAAAAGAAAGTATAGCTCATCTCCAGTTGTTATTTAGTTACATAAATAAAGCACAATCCAAGTGTCAG GCGTGGAATGATGCATGTGAGGCAACATATCAACGATACTGGGCATTGGTCATAGGCTCTCCAAAGGACAAGGAAGGCTTAATTAGTGCACGTCTTTCGaag GTGCTTCTTGATGATGGGAAGACAGAGAGAGTTGTTTTGGCCCAGCATTCAAGCTTGGAACCGTCCCGAGAGGCTGTAACTGAATATCGAGTCTTAGGTCCTACAATAAATGGATGCTCATGGATCGAATTGCGTCCACTTACTAGTCGAAAGCATCAG CTCCGCGTCCATTGTGCGGAAGCTCTCGGAACTCCAATTGTTGGTGATTATAAGTATGGGTGGTTTGTGCACCGGAGATGGAAGCAAATGCCTAGAATTGATATTGAACCATCTTCTGGGAAACCATACAAGTTACGGTGGCCAGAAGGTGTGGATATTCAAAAGGGAAGTGTCCTGGCAAAAGTCCCCTTATTGCATCTCCATTGCAGGGAACTCGTGCTCCCAAACATTGCAAAATTCCTTGATGTTTTGGATGGGAAATCAGAAAATGTGCATCCTGCACTTGGCACTAGACCAGACCTTCTAAGGTTTGTGGCATCGATGCCTTCCCACATGAAAATTAGCTGGAATCTGATGTCCTCCTACTTGGTATAA
- the LOC133699211 gene encoding chloride channel protein CLC-c-like, whose amino-acid sequence MEGYSNREKNDLEIDDDKEHSVSMLREPFLVRNRKNNTSQIAIVGANTCPIESLDYEIAENELFKQDWRSRKKAEIFQYVVLKWTLALLIGLGTGLVGFFNNLAIENIAGFKLLMTNNLMLKDKYYQAFATYAGCNVVLAIAAAALCAYVAPAAAGSGIPEVKAYLNGVDAPSILAPATLFVKIFGSIFGVAAGFVVGKEGPMVHTGACIASFLGQGGSRKYHLTWKWLRYFKNDRDRRDLITCGSAAGVAAAFRAPVGGVLFALEEAASWWRSALLWRTFFTTAVVAVVLRSLIEFCRTGKCGLFGQGGLIMFDVNSTKATYSTPDLLAVMFLGVIGGVFGSFYNYCVDKVLRTYSIINERGPLFKILLVIVISLLTSCCSYGLPWLSQCIPCPPHLAEQCPTESRSGNFKNFQCPPNHYNNLASLFFNTNDDAIRILFTSGSEKEFHLSTLLVFFVAIFCLGIVTYGIAVPSGLFIPVILAGASYGRLVGTLLGPLSNLDVGLFALLGAASFLGGTMRMTVSLCVILLELTNDLLMLPLMMLVLLISKSVADIFNKGVYDQIMKIKGLPYMETHAEPYMRHLIASDVVSGPLVSFSGVEKVGNILHVLRVTGHNGFPVINEPPYSDAPELCGLVLRSHLLVLLEGKKFTKQRVKTGSDMLRGFKAHDFAKAGSGKGVKLEDLEITEEEMEMYIDLHPIANTSPYTVVESMSLAKAAVLFRELGLRHLCVVSKTPGRPPLVGILTRHDFTPEHVLGLYPQITPHK is encoded by the exons ATGGAGGGTTATAGTAATAGAGAAAAGAATGATTTAGAGATAGATGATGATAAGGAACACAGTGTGTCAATGTTGAGAGAGCCATTTCTTGTTAGGAATAGAAAGAACAATACTTCACAGATTGCCATTGTTGGTGCTAATACCTGCCCCATCGAAAGCCTTGATTATGA GATTGCTGAGAATGAACTTTTTAAACAGGACTGGAGGTCTCGAAAGAAGGCTGAGATATTTCAGTATGTTGTCCTCAAGTGGACACTTGCTCTCCTCATTGGGTTAGGTACAGGGCTTGTCGGCTTTTTCAATAACCTTGCCATTGAGAATATAGCTGGTTTCAAACTTCTGATGACAAACAATCTCATGCTTAAGGACAA GTACTATCAGGCATTTGCAACTTATGCTGGTTGCAATGTGGTTTTGGCTATTGCTGCTGCAGCCCTATGTGCTTATGTTGCTCCTGCAGCAGCAGGATCTGGTATACCAGAGGTTAAAGCATACCTCAATGGTGTAGATGCTCCTTCTATTTTGGCACCTGCTACCCTCTTTGTAAAG ATATTTGGGTCCATATTTGGAGTTGCTGCTGGATTTGTTGTTGGCAAAGAAGGACCCATGGTGCATACTGGTGCTTGCATAGCCTCCTTTCTTGGACAGGGAGGTTCTCGTAAGTATCATTTGACATGGAAATGGCTGAGATACTTCAAAAATGATCGAGACCGGCGAGATTTGATCACATGTGGTTCTGCTGCTGGTGTAGCTGCTGCCTTCCGTGCTCCTGTTGGCGGGGTCTTATTTGCCCTTGAAGAAGCTGCTTCCTG GTGGAGGAGTGCCCTTCTTTGGAGGACATTCTTCACAACAGCTGTAGTAGCAGTTGTATTGAGAAGTCTCATAGAATTTTGCCGAACTGGAAAATGTGGGCTGTTTGGACAAGGAGGTCTGATCATGTTTGATGTAAATTCCACAAAAGCTACTTACAGTACCCCAGATCTACTAGCAGTTATGTTCCTTGGAGTGATAGGAGGCGTTTTTGGAAGCTTTTACAACTATTGTGTTGACAAGGTCCTTCGCACTTATAGCATCATCAACGA GAGAGGTCCTTTGTTTAAGATCCTGCTTGTTATTGTCATTTCCCTGTTGACCTCTTGTTGCTCCTACGGCCTCCCATGGCTTTCACAGTGCATTCCCTGTCCCCCTCACCTGGCTGAGCAATGCCCCACTGAAAGTCGCTCTGGAAACTTCAAGAATTTCCAGTGTCCACCAAACCACTATAACAATCTTGCTTCCCTCTTTTTCAACACCAATGATGATGCCATCCGCATCTTATTCACTTCTGGCAGTGAAAAAGAATTTCACCTCTCCACCCTTCTGGTTTTCTTCGTTGCTATTTTCTGCCTTGGCATTGTTACTTATGGCATTGCTGTTCCCTCTGGGCTCTTCATCCCAGTCATTCTTGCTGGGGCCTCTTATGGCCGTCTTGTTGGAACACTGCTCGGTCCCCTTTCTAATCTTGATGTGGGTCTCTTTGCCCTTCTTGGAGCTGCCTCCTTCCTTGGTGGCACCATGAGAATGACAGTTTCTCTTTGTGTCATACTTCTCGAACTTACTAATGATCTGCTTATGCTTCCACTAATGATGCTAGTGCTCCTCATTTCAAAATCTGTGGCTGATATTTTCAATAAGGGTGTTTATgatcaaattatgaaaattaaggGATTGCCTTATATGGAAACCCATGCAGAACCATACATGAGACACCTTATTGCAAGTGATGTTGTTTCTGGTCCATTAGTTTCATTCTCTGGGGTTGAAAAGGTAGGGAACATATTACATGTCCTGAGAGTAACAGGGCATAATGGATTTCCTGTGATTAACGAGCCACCTTATTCAGATGCTCCAGAATTATGTGGGCTTGTCTTGAGGTCTCATCTGCTCGTGTTGCTTGAAGGAAAGAAATTTACAAAGCAGAGAGTAAAGACAGGATCAGATATGCTGAGGGGTTTCAAGGCACATGACTTTGCAAAGGCTGGATCGGGCAAAGGGGTGAAGCTGGAAGATTTGGAGATCACAGAGGAGGAGATGGAGATGTATATTGATCTCCATCCTATTGCCAACACATCTCCATACACCGTGGTTGAATCCATGTCTCTAGCTAAAGCTGCTGTTCTCTTTCGCGAACTTGGCCTTAGACACTTGTGTGTGGTGTCGAAGACACCAGGG AGGCCTCCTCTTGTTGGAATCTTGACTCGGCACGACTTCACACCAGAGCATGTACTGGGGCTTTACCCACAAATTACACCCCACAAGTAG